The Deltaproteobacteria bacterium sequence GTGTGAAACGGATCGACGGCTTCGGCGAGAGGCGTCGTCCACGCGCTTGCGCTCGCGAGCTCCACGCGCACCCCGTTGCCGTCGCGTCGCACGCGAAGCTCCACCGTCGCGGCGCCCGCCTCGAACGCGTTCTTCGCGAGCTCCGCCACCGCCACGCCGACCGCGCGCGCGTCCAGCACGCCCTCGCCCTGCGCGGGCTGTACCGTCATGCGCTGCGCGAGCGGCCCCAGGGCGGTCTGCGCTTCCTCGTTCACGGCCGACAGCGGCACGTGATGCGGCTCGATGGCGCGCGTCAGCTCCGGCAGCCGCATGAGCTCGGCGAGCCGGCGCTGGACCTCGTGCAGGTGCGCGTCGAGCTGCTCGAGCGCGCTCGAGGCGCCACCGGTGCGCCGGGCCATGAAGAGCGTGTTCATCGCCGACTGCAGCGGCCCCGCGAGCGCGTGCCCCATCGCGCTGATGGTTCGGCTCACGGTGTCGATGCGTCGGTCGAGCTCGCTCACGAGGCTCTCGCGCGGGCCTGCCGGTTTCGCGCCCGCGAGTTGGCGATGAGCACCATCAGCTCGTGCGGCGGGATGGGCTTGCGTGCGCACGCGACGTCGCCGGCACCCGCCACCTGCCTCATCATCTCCGGCACCGCGTGGCCCGAGAAGGCGATCACCGAGACCGTCGGGTCGAGCTTGCGAAGCTTCTCCACGAGCTCCGGGCCGCTCATTCCCGGCATCACCAGATCCACCACGCACACGTCCACGCCGCCCGACTGGAACAACTCCAGCGCCTGCTGCCCGCTCGTCGCGGCCTGGGCGTTCACGCCCGCGGTGCGCAGCGCGGCCACCATGGACTCGGCGTCGGCCTGCACGTCGTCCACCACCATCACCGCCGGCCCGGAGGCCGCGCGCGAGATCGTCGTCACCGCGTGCGCGGGATCGAACGGCTTGGGCAGGACCGCAAAGACCCCCGAGGTCACCGCCTCGCGGACGAGCCCCTCCATGGCGAACGCGGTCATGAGCACCACCGGCATGCCCGGCCGCGCCTGCTTGATCCTCTGGAAGAGCTCCACGCCGTTCATGCCCGGCATGCGGATGTCGCTGAGCACCACGTCGAAGGCGCGCTTCTCGAGGATCTGCAGCGCCTCCGTGCCGTTCGCGGCCTCCACGACCTCGAAGCCGGAGAGCTCGAGGTTCGCGGCCAGGGTGATTCGCAGCGATTCTTCGTCGTCGACGACCAGGATGGACGTGCCCATGTCTCGCCTCACGCCGCCCGCGGAACCGCCGTTGCCGGCAGCTCGATGATGAACTCGGTGCCCTTGCCCACTTCGCTCTGCACGCGGATGGTGCCGCCGTGCCGGCCCACCATTCCCGCCACGATGGCGAGACCGAGGCCGGTGCCCTTGGTCTTGGTGGTGAAGAGCGGCTGGAAGATCTTCTCCTGCACCGCAGGCTCGATGCCTTGACCGTTGTCACGCACGCGGATGGTGAAGTTCTGCTCGCCGCCGCCCTCGGCCAGCACGTGCACTTCGCCGCCGCGCTCAGCCGGAAACGCCTCGGTGGCGTTCTGCACCAGGTTGATGAGCACCTGCCGGAACTGCTCCTTGTCGAGCGTGGGCACCGGCAGCGAGGCGGGCACGTCGTTGAAGACCTTCACGCCCGCGCGCACCGGCACGAGCTGCATGGCCTCCTCCACCAGCGGCTGCAGCGGACACGGCCCCAGCGCGGGCGGGCGCTCACGCGCAAAGTCGAGCAGGTCGGAGATGATCTTGTTGCAGGTGCTCAGCTCGCGATCGATGACGACCATGAACTGCGCCACGCGCGGGTCCTGCTGGGCCACCTGCGTCGCCTCGAGCTTCTTCGACACGTACGCGTGCGCGTTGCGCACCGCGCTCAACGGATTGCGCAGCTCGTGGCCCACGCTCGCGGCGAGCTGGCCCACCGCGGCGAGCTTCTCCACGCGCACCAGCGTCTCCTGCGAGTTCTTGAGCTCGCCGAGGGCCTGGTCGAGCTGGGTCGACTTCTCCGTCGCCTCCTCGCCCAGCACCTCCGCGGCGCCGCGCCGCTCGGCCACCTCGCGCATCTCGCGCACGGCGGCGATCACGCTGATGAGCAGGAACACGTCGATGTAGACCACCCAACCCGCGTGCTCGAGGAAACGCCACCACTCCGGGTTGGCGATGCCGTAGATCGATTCTGGCCAGAGCACCTGACGGGCCAGGTGATCCGTGGCGGTGACCACCGTGGCGGTGAACAGCGGCCGCCAGTCCCGGTAGAAGGTGATGAACGCCAGCGAGCCGAAGATCTGGAAGTGCGTCTCGATGCGACCGCCCGTGAGGTGGACCAGAAGCCCGGACATGAGCATCTGCCCGGCGGCGATCACGTTGCGCGTCACCACCCAGCCGGGTCGCAAGAACGCCAGCGCCACCGGCAAGCTCACGATGAGCCCGCCCAGGATCACCGCCGCGGGCACGTGCACGCTCACCGTATGCACCTTGCCTGCCCAGGCGTACGGCGAGACGAGCAGCGAGAGCAAGATCCCGAAGGCCCACTCGCCGAGCATGAGATACGCGAAGAGCCGGTCGGTGCGCGCGAACACCTGCGTGCGGTGATCGCCGTACAGCTGGTCCGCGCGTCCGGCGATGCGCGGGTTGAGGGTGGGCGTCGAGGCAGCGTTCATGGTCATCCGGGGTTGCTCTGGGGTCCTTCGAGGGCACAGCCAAAGGCGGGCATGTCGTGGGTGCGCGTCTTGCCGTCGAGCACGTAGGAGAGGACGGCGCTCTTGCCCGGGTTGTCGCCCTCGTGGCCGCGGCTCGGCGTGAGCCCGCCGCTGAAGACGAGCTCGCCCGCAGCCGAGAAGAGGAACGCCTCGCCCGACACCTGCCCGTGGAACAGCCGCGCTTCGTCCTGGCTGAGCACCACGTCGACGCCCGGAATCCGGCGCGCCTGGCGCACGGTGTCCGAGTCCGTCCA is a genomic window containing:
- a CDS encoding sensor histidine kinase; translated protein: MSELDRRIDTVSRTISAMGHALAGPLQSAMNTLFMARRTGGASSALEQLDAHLHEVQRRLAELMRLPELTRAIEPHHVPLSAVNEEAQTALGPLAQRMTVQPAQGEGVLDARAVGVAVAELAKNAFEAGAATVELRVRRDGNGVRVELASASAWTTPLAEAVDPFHTTKANALGLGLPIAQAVAVAHRGRLEQLAQPPGVALILPAEEP
- a CDS encoding response regulator; amino-acid sequence: MGTSILVVDDEESLRITLAANLELSGFEVVEAANGTEALQILEKRAFDVVLSDIRMPGMNGVELFQRIKQARPGMPVVLMTAFAMEGLVREAVTSGVFAVLPKPFDPAHAVTTISRAASGPAVMVVDDVQADAESMVAALRTAGVNAQAATSGQQALELFQSGGVDVCVVDLVMPGMSGPELVEKLRKLDPTVSVIAFSGHAVPEMMRQVAGAGDVACARKPIPPHELMVLIANSRARNRQARARAS
- a CDS encoding two-component sensor histidine kinase; the protein is MTMNAASTPTLNPRIAGRADQLYGDHRTQVFARTDRLFAYLMLGEWAFGILLSLLVSPYAWAGKVHTVSVHVPAAVILGGLIVSLPVALAFLRPGWVVTRNVIAAGQMLMSGLLVHLTGGRIETHFQIFGSLAFITFYRDWRPLFTATVVTATDHLARQVLWPESIYGIANPEWWRFLEHAGWVVYIDVFLLISVIAAVREMREVAERRGAAEVLGEEATEKSTQLDQALGELKNSQETLVRVEKLAAVGQLAASVGHELRNPLSAVRNAHAYVSKKLEATQVAQQDPRVAQFMVVIDRELSTCNKIISDLLDFARERPPALGPCPLQPLVEEAMQLVPVRAGVKVFNDVPASLPVPTLDKEQFRQVLINLVQNATEAFPAERGGEVHVLAEGGGEQNFTIRVRDNGQGIEPAVQEKIFQPLFTTKTKGTGLGLAIVAGMVGRHGGTIRVQSEVGKGTEFIIELPATAVPRAA
- a CDS encoding RedB protein, translated to MWLGLGAVWATLVVAGLFSLSRYSFAPGVRAAPPAQWPTASHLARDPAEPTLVVVAHPRCACTRATLAELARVLSHLEGKLKTYVVFSAEPGADAAWTDSDTVRQARRIPGVDVVLSQDEARLFHGQVSGEAFLFSAAGELVFSGGLTPSRGHEGDNPGKSAVLSYVLDGKTRTHDMPAFGCALEGPQSNPG